A stretch of the Myxosarcina sp. GI1 genome encodes the following:
- the murI gene encoding glutamate racemase, whose amino-acid sequence MLTKSNLRIGLFDSGVGGLTVLREVYRQLPQESLLYFADSARLPYGTRSPEEILQFVREILDWMCAQGVKMIIMACNTSSALALEIVRKEYDIPILGVILSGAKAAVATGKRIGVIATPATVASNAYPQAIQEIDPFTSVWQMPCPQFVPLIEQNLVYCDRTKEVARRYLEPLLQQDIDTLVYGCTHYRHLEGIIRSLLPDRVRVIDPAKYIVMAAEKELSIMSLKNNLSALPTRFCVSGSPQQFASLSRQWLGFTPNVEQINVKEPSIFMMTLNLLQ is encoded by the coding sequence ATGTTAACAAAATCCAATCTAAGAATTGGCTTATTTGATAGTGGTGTGGGTGGACTAACCGTATTGAGAGAAGTCTATCGTCAACTGCCTCAAGAGTCTCTATTATATTTTGCCGATTCGGCTCGATTGCCTTACGGTACGCGATCGCCAGAAGAAATCCTTCAATTTGTCCGCGAAATTTTGGACTGGATGTGCGCTCAAGGCGTAAAAATGATAATTATGGCTTGCAATACCAGTTCGGCACTAGCTTTAGAAATAGTTAGAAAAGAATACGACATCCCAATTTTGGGAGTTATTTTATCTGGTGCTAAAGCTGCCGTAGCTACGGGCAAGCGCATCGGTGTCATTGCCACTCCTGCTACTGTAGCTAGTAATGCCTATCCCCAAGCTATTCAGGAAATAGACCCTTTTACCTCTGTCTGGCAAATGCCCTGTCCCCAATTCGTACCTCTTATCGAACAAAATTTAGTCTATTGCGATCGCACTAAAGAAGTTGCTCGACGCTATCTAGAACCCCTGTTGCAGCAAGACATCGATACTTTGGTCTATGGCTGCACTCACTACAGGCATCTAGAAGGAATTATCCGCTCTCTATTGCCAGACAGGGTTCGAGTTATCGATCCTGCAAAATACATTGTCATGGCAGCAGAAAAGGAATTGTCAATCATGAGTCTAAAAAACAACTTATCTGCTCTACCGACTCGCTTTTGCGTTAGCGGCTCTCCCCAGCAATTTGCCAGCCTGTCTCGGCAGTGGTTGGGTTTCACGCCTAACGTCGAGCAGATAAATGTAAAAGAGCCATCAATTTTTATGATGACTCTCAATTTATTACAATAA